Sequence from the Bremerella volcania genome:
TGCGAATCATGACGCACGGCCTTGAATAGTAGGAAAGAAGGAGGAACGCTGACGCTACTCGGCCTGGGATTTCAGCTTCTGCTGAGCCACGTCTTAGCTGACGACGGGGTTTTGCTCAGTAGCTGGCGAAAGATGGCTCGACTCTTGTTCTTGAGTCGATGCGGCCGGTTCGATCGTTGTTTCATGTAGGACCGAGAAGGCATTCCCAAGAGATCGTGTACCTGGCAGGAAGCTGCGCGTGAGCGTGTCGATCAGAGGGGCCGCATCCTGGTAAGCGGATAACTGTTCTTCGATTGGGTTCAAATCGGTAGCGACGCGGTTGATCGATTTGAGGGCCATGTCGGTCTGGCTGACCATGCTGCGAGCCAATGGCTCAAACGATGAAGTGGCAAATCGCGTGAAGCCTGGTTCGCGTGATGCGAACTGAGCCGCAGGAGCAAGTTGGGGGAGGGTACTTGGCTGTAAGTCGACCGGTTGCGGAACGGTTACCAATGTCTGAGTGGACGGCGACGTAGCGGATTCTGCTGGAATAAAGATGCCAGGCACGGCTGCGATCACCGTCAGGCACAAGGCCAGCCCCATGGCGATTGCCGGCAGCGAAACCTCTTTCCACAAGGTGCTTTCGACCCGGGAAGCAGGCGACACCTTGGCAGATGACGTGTCCGCCGGGGAAGCACACTTGAGCCCGGCGAAAAGTGCCTGATAGGTGAACAAGAGTTCTTCACACTCGGCGCGATCGGCCTGGCAGACTAGCGGTAACAACGTTTCCACCTCGTCGAGGCGGCCTTCGTCGAGCCAGTCTTGGAGCGTGTTTTCAAACTCTGCAAACTTCACGAATCGATTCCTGAAGGGTGATTGTAAGGAGGTGCCTTTAGGGGAAGCGTAGTTTAGTCGGTGGCTCGAGCAAGCTGGCTCGCCCGGTATTCCTGGGTAACGCCGCGACTGGCGAGACGTTGGACCAATTCGCGGCGGGCACGATGAACCCAGGTTTTTACGGTTCCTAGCGGGCAATCCATCTGCTCGGCGATTTCACCGTACGAAAGTTGGTGATCGTGGAACAGAAGAAACGCCCTGCGGTATTCTTCTCGGACATGGGATAGGGCCAACTGAACTTCTTCGGCTAACAGTTCGCCCCGATGGTCGGCCCCGCGGTGGTCTTCGACGTGATCCTGAGTCTCACAGGCGATCGGCCGCCGGTTTCTTTGGGCCAGGTGAGTCCGGCAGCGGTTGCCGGCGATGGTCATGATCCAAGGCTCGATCGGACGACTTCGATCCCACCGATGGAGGTTGCGGAACACGCGCAGGAAGGTTTCCTGGGCCATGTCCTCGGCCTCGTGGTGTTCCCCCACCATACGGTAGCACAGCAGGTAGACCTGGTTTCGAAAACGACGTACGAACTCAGAGACCGCGCTCTGGTCTCCGTCCATGCATTGGTCGACTAGCAGGCTGAAGTTCGTCAAAGGACCGCTCCTGGACTGATCACATCCACTCTGCATACTTATACCCACGACTAGAATAGACGGTTTCGCAGAATTAGAGAAAGTGAGCGAGATTGACCAGTTATTCCTAGCTTAGCGGGTATTCTTGGAGTCTGCGAGCGAGAATTGTCCGTTTCGTTCGTTCCGCTGCGATCATCAACGAAAAAAGCCACTCCATGAGGAGTGGCTTAAATGGTTTTTAACGAAGCGTTTGCACTCGGGTGGATATCGGCACTAGCGGCGGTTATCCATCAGTCGACGAATGGCGTCATTGGCAGCCGCTTGGCTGTCCTTCGAGCCGGCGTTTTCTACCTGAGGCAATTTGCCGTAGGTCTTCTTCTTCGAGCCAAACATGCCCAAAAGGCCTGTCTTGGTCTTGCCATCCTTCATGTCGCCAGCAGCTGCTTCTTCCTCTTCCAACTCACGGAGTTCGTCCAGGGAAACAGTACGCGTTTCGTCGACGCGGAACTGACGCGTCTCCGGATTCTCCATCCGCATCTGGCGTTCTTCTTCGTCGGCTTCTTCCAGCCAGCTGGCAACGTCGTTGCCGAGGCCGCTTGCTTCCGCCACACGACTGGCAGCTTCTTTCACACTGCTAACCTTCGAGCGTTTGGCCGCACCCAGGGTGTGGTCGATCAGAATCAGGAAGTCGAGTGGTCCTACGCGGAGTTCGTCTCCCATCTTCAACTCGATAGTGCCCTCGACGCGTTCGCCGTTGACGTAAGTTCCATTCTTGCTTCCGAAGTCCTCAAGAAACAGCTTGGAATCACGTACTGCGAGTGCGCAGTGCTTGCGACTGACCATGTCGCTTTTGGGCTTCAGGTGACATCCATCACCTCGACCGATGACGAAGTTGTCGACGGGGAGTTTGAACTCCTTGCCGGCACTTGGTCCTCGGATAACTTGGAGCATGACTTGCATATTTAAATCCTTCCTGTGCAACGGCTAATCCCACCTTTGAGAAACTCAAATAATGGCGGTTAAAAGGATTGATTCGGGATTCACCGAGCCGACCGAAGGGGTCTATCTGTTCCGATGCAATCAGCGCGCCGAGCGTGAAGACAAATGAGAATAAATTCGGCTAACTGACCCTACAGAAAAGTCCTCTTAAAATAACGGTTTCAACCGCGATTGCAAATGGTTTCTTTGGGGGTGCGGTAAACCACGCACTGCGATTTTTTCCGCTGCCTCCAAACGTGAACTCTAAAACCTATATCGACAATCTGGCTTTCATCCTTAACTAAGCATATGTCCCCACTAAGTCCAGGTCAATGGTTTTGATATTGGTATTGGTTAACGTTTATGCGTCCAGTCGGAATGTGCGAACTTGACCGATTCGATCTCTTGGGCGGATTGTGTCTCTTTGTCGGTTAGCGGCTGGATGGTGTAAGTACTTTGGAATTTGTGTCTTAAGGTGTCTTTCCACCGGTCGATCAGCAACTGGGCGGAAATTTCTTGCCCGGTAATGTCTTCGAGCCCAAGTAGCTCGGGCGCCCAGGGTGATTGTTGCAATATCACACTCCCGTGTTGCAAAACGGCAACTTGGTGGCGACGCTGCGCGCTACCGCAAATCTTGTGGTCATCAACGATTACGTCGACTTCGTGGCGCCTTTGGAAGCAGAGGAAGGGTTCCGGAGCAGAACTGGCGTGCGGCTTGCCGCTTAAGTGGGCGTTGATACCCCAGTTTGCTAGCACTTCGATCAACGTCTCGTGGAACAGGTCGAACCAGCGTGTGGTTTCTTCCGACCGGGAATCTCGCACAGGGGCGACGAAGCTGTAGGTCAACTCGCGATCGTGCATGATCGCTCCACCACCAGAGGCTCGTCGGACGCACGCGCAGCTGGCGCTGGCCTCGTGCTGTCGGCGATCGTCGTACCTCTGGAAATAGCCCAGCGAGAGAGTCGGTTCGCTCCATCCGTAAAACCGCAGGGTTGGCATCCCCAAATCAACCGCTCCGCGCAAGATCGCTTCGTCGACCGCCATGTTCCATGTGCCGCGTGTTGGTGGGTCGACGATTAGACGCATCTCGTTCAAGGTAACTCGTTTTGGGCTTAGCCTCGTCTCCGGCGC
This genomic interval carries:
- a CDS encoding RNA polymerase sigma factor encodes the protein MTNFSLLVDQCMDGDQSAVSEFVRRFRNQVYLLCYRMVGEHHEAEDMAQETFLRVFRNLHRWDRSRPIEPWIMTIAGNRCRTHLAQRNRRPIACETQDHVEDHRGADHRGELLAEEVQLALSHVREEYRRAFLLFHDHQLSYGEIAEQMDCPLGTVKTWVHRARRELVQRLASRGVTQEYRASQLARATD
- a CDS encoding FHA domain-containing protein, translating into MQVMLQVIRGPSAGKEFKLPVDNFVIGRGDGCHLKPKSDMVSRKHCALAVRDSKLFLEDFGSKNGTYVNGERVEGTIELKMGDELRVGPLDFLILIDHTLGAAKRSKVSSVKEAASRVAEASGLGNDVASWLEEADEEERQMRMENPETRQFRVDETRTVSLDELRELEEEEAAAGDMKDGKTKTGLLGMFGSKKKTYGKLPQVENAGSKDSQAAANDAIRRLMDNRR
- a CDS encoding lipoate--protein ligase family protein, with amino-acid sequence MRLIVDPPTRGTWNMAVDEAILRGAVDLGMPTLRFYGWSEPTLSLGYFQRYDDRRQHEASASCACVRRASGGGAIMHDRELTYSFVAPVRDSRSEETTRWFDLFHETLIEVLANWGINAHLSGKPHASSAPEPFLCFQRRHEVDVIVDDHKICGSAQRRHQVAVLQHGSVILQQSPWAPELLGLEDITGQEISAQLLIDRWKDTLRHKFQSTYTIQPLTDKETQSAQEIESVKFAHSDWTHKR